A DNA window from Hordeum vulgare subsp. vulgare chromosome 1H, MorexV3_pseudomolecules_assembly, whole genome shotgun sequence contains the following coding sequences:
- the LOC123403257 gene encoding fatty acyl-CoA reductase 1-like → MAGTLDDAKITEYFRNKIVLITGATGFLGKILVEKILRVQPDVKRIYLPLRAADSAAAKQRVESEVFGKELFGLLREFHGAGFDAFVKEKVVALAGDVTCEGFGVCAETLQELRLNDELNVIINGAATTNFYERYDVALDVNVLAVKHMCDFARTCHNLEVLVHVSTAYVAGEKQGLVLERPFRDGETLRDGTHLDVDAELRLPRDIENQMEADNCMDPSPKARRMAMKDLGLTRARQFGWPNTYVFTKSMGEMMLGQMMRGGNVPFVIVRPSIITSIHNDPLPGWIEGPRTIDAILIGYAKQNLPCFLADLNLTMDVMPGDMVVNAIMAATVAHASSLRLLESEKPQQQLLSFPVAPSRLYHVTSSLRHPAPYAVLYKTGIQYFEKHPRVGPNGCPVRTRKVRFLGSIRAFHLFMLLKYRLPLEFLRLLSLLCCGHFGLAALYHDLSRNYRFVMQLVDMYGPFSLFKGFFEDVNLNRLRLSMTDDHNGASRLFNFDPKTVEWEDYFYRVHIPGVMKYILK, encoded by the exons ATGGCAGGCACACTGGACGATGCCAAGATCACTGAATACTTCAGGAACAAGATCGTGCTAATCACTGGGGCCACTGGCTTTCTTGGCAAGA TACTAGTAGAGAAAATTCTGAGGGTACAGCCGGACGTGAAGAGGATATACCTGCCATTGCGGGCTGCGGACTCAGCGGCTGCAAAGCAGCGGGTGGAGAGTGAG GTGTTCGGGAAGGAACTGTTTGGGCTGCTGCGAGAGTTCCACGGCGCTGGGTTCGACGCCTTCGTCAAAGAGAAGGTGGTGGCGCTGGCCGGAGATGTCACGTGCGAGGGGTTTGGTGTCTGCGCCGAGACACTACAGGAGCTCCGACTGAATGACGAGCTCAACGTGATTATCAATGGCGCCGCCACAACTAACTTCTACGAAAG GTACGACGTGGCCCTGGACGTGAACGTGTTGGCGGTGAAGCACATGTGCGACTTCGCTCGGACGTGCCACAACCTTGAGGTGCTCGTACACGTCTCCACGGCGTACGTGGCCGGCGAGAAGCAGGGGCTGGTGCTAGAGAGGCCCTTCAGGGACGGCGAGACACTAAGGGATGGCACCCACCTAGACGTCGACGCCGAGCTAAGGCTGCCCAGGGATATCGAGAATCAGATGGAGGCCGACAATTGCATGGATCCATCACCCAAGGCCCGAAGGATGGCCATGAAGGACCTCGGCCTCACAAG GGCACGGCAGTTTGGGTGGCCCAACACGTATGTATTCACCAAGTCCATGGGGGAGATGATGTTGGGCCAGATGATGCGAGGGGGCAATGTGCCATTTGTTATTGTCCGACCCAGCATCATCACCAGCATCCACAACGACCCACTGCCGGGGTGGATAGAAGGTCCCAG GACGATTGACGCCATCCTGATTGGATACGCGAAGCAGAACCTACCATGCTTTCTCGCTGACCTCAACCTCACCATGGACGTG ATGCCGGGCGACATGGTGGTGAATGCAATCATGGCGGCAACGGTTGCGCATGCTTCCTCCTTGCGATTGTTGGAGTCAGAAAAACCACAGCAGCAACTTCTCTCATTCCCGGTGGCACCTTCCAGGTTGTACCACGTGACCTCGTCGCTCCGGCACCCGGCGCCGTATGCAGTGCTGTATAAAACGGGGATCCAATATTTTGAAAAACACCCGCGGGTGGGTCCGAACGGCTGCCCCGTACGCACGCGCAAGGTTCGATTCCTTGGCAGTATCAGGGCGTTCCACCTCTTCATGCTGCTCAAGTACCGCCTCCCTCTAGAATTCCTCCGCCTGCTTTCACTCCTTTGTTGCGGGCACTTCGGGCTTGCAGCCCTCTACCACGACCTTTCCCGCAATTACAG GTTCGTGATGCAGTTGGTGGACATGTATGGGCCCTTTTCGCTCTTCAAGGGCTTCTTCGAGGACGTCAACCTCAACAGGCTCAGGCTCTCTATGACCGACGATCACAACGGTGCCAGCAGGCTCTTCAATTTTGACCCCAAGACAGTTGAATGGGAGGACTACTTCTACAGGGTCCACATCCCTGGGGTCATGAAGTATATCCTCAAATGA